In Horticoccus luteus, the following proteins share a genomic window:
- a CDS encoding RNA polymerase sigma factor produces MKSASVNPEEIHEPSEGLPATVEHFQPILTRYAARLLGDHDRARDVVQDTFVKLAAQPVGAVDGHLAEWLFTVCRHRALDVLRKENRMKRFAEGEAERVVAAEPRPGAALEREELQAAVLRSIGRLPPNQQEVVRLKFQNGFSYKEISRITTLSVTNVGFLIHTAVTRLRTEFAAQRP; encoded by the coding sequence GTGAAATCTGCGTCCGTCAATCCGGAGGAAATCCATGAACCCAGCGAAGGGCTGCCCGCGACCGTCGAACATTTTCAGCCGATCCTTACGCGTTATGCGGCGAGGCTCTTGGGCGATCACGACCGGGCGCGCGACGTGGTGCAGGACACGTTCGTCAAACTCGCGGCGCAACCGGTGGGAGCGGTCGATGGGCATTTGGCAGAATGGTTGTTCACGGTTTGCCGGCACCGGGCGTTGGACGTGTTGCGAAAGGAGAATCGGATGAAGCGATTCGCGGAAGGCGAAGCGGAGCGGGTGGTGGCGGCGGAGCCGAGGCCGGGGGCGGCGTTGGAGCGGGAGGAGTTGCAGGCGGCGGTTCTGCGCTCGATCGGGCGGCTGCCGCCGAACCAGCAGGAGGTGGTGCGGTTGAAGTTTCAGAATGGATTTAGTTACAAGGAAATCAGCCGCATCACGACGCTTTCGGTGACGAATGTCGGCTTCCTGATCCACACCGCGGTGACGAGGTTGCGGACGGAATTCGCGGCGCAACGGCCATGA